Part of the Zingiber officinale cultivar Zhangliang chromosome 8A, Zo_v1.1, whole genome shotgun sequence genome, TTGTTCTCCAACTACCACATCTCGCTGCCATCATGTCGCATTTAAAGCTGCAACACCTACTCACACAACTACACCAAAAATCAAGTAATATGATTTATGTTATACAAAAAGAAGTCTTAAATGTTCTTCCCATCATATATTTGAATATGGCCAATCATACCATGTACATAAGAAAAGGTGATGAGAGAAATTCACTGTAGGATAATACTGACAGTGCTTTGATTGTTATCATAAGCTTATCTGAATCGATAGATATTTTTTCCCTCTGTTTTATTGTAGAAGGAAAATATGGATGGATCATAAATGGTTTTTGCTCTGCCTTATTGTAGAAGGAAAATATGGATGGACCATAAATGCAAGGAACATGCAGTACAAATTCGGAAGCGATTCCATGTGTGAACGGCTGGACTAAGAAAGAGAGCAATTATGGTCCAACCGTGTATGCGATTCATGTTAAGTAGACGATGTGTATCAGTTGCTCCATGCATATCTTGTTCGGCGATTTCCTGGTTACGGTGAGACAGGGTCCACCAGACATGTAGCTTTTGGCTTTTGCGTAACAAACGTGGGTCAAGTTCTACTTTCTGATCGCACACTTAATTATCGAATTAAAGTTCCATCAGTAAATTTTACTTTCGAttgcatgatatttatgatacACTGGGTCCCTTGTAAGCTGCAATTAATCATCAGCAGGATGAGTATCAAGCATATCTGCATACATATTAAAAATGATCAatcacaagtttggtatctatcATTATACTTGAATGCCATTTACTGATTGGGGAATCTTGAGGATGAATAAACCAGTTCGATGGTAGCTACGATATAGTTGAACGGTAATTCTTGTTGGTTAGCATTACCCATAGTTAAATATGTAATAACTGAAGCACTTTACGAGTGAGGAAGTACTGAAGTAGAAACAATAAACAAAAGTTAATAATGAAGTAATGAGGCATTTAATGGACTGGTACCTTAGAAATATGAATGATTGTATAATCTTGTCCCTAAGTTGAGAAGAGGGTTGGCTGGGAAAATAGCTAGGTGGTTGGCTTAAAAAAAGATTTCGTGTTGTCCTGTAAAATTAGAAGCGTTAGTGTCAGGCTAAGAAAGAAGTTTTCGATGTTGATCTTCTGACGCTAAAGTCAGTAATCTGTATATGAGGAGAGAAATAGTAAAAAAAACTTTAGTAATGAGCTTGTATAATATGAagcatcgcatacctccgtctggatagagacccctttttatagtgttACTGTAGCGTCTATACACGTATATGCACATTTTTCAAAGTATCTTAGGAAAAAATAAGTCGAAAAGTATTCCTAACACCTTTTGCATTCCTTAAACAAGCACACAAGTCAATGTGACAAgctagaagcttctaaagtactatTTGTTTGCTGAACATTTTTTTTTATCGGCAACACAAACTTTCAAACGAGTACGACAAGATATGTATGTGGGTCTTACTATAGGCCAATCGGAAGCCACTTGGTCGGGACATCACCAGCTCGATCGTACTGATTGGAGCTATCAACCTATTTTTCACTCGGCCTTATTGTTGTCGGAGAGGCAAATTATGTCCGATCGGACCTAAGGTCCAATCAGTCAGGGCGGTGGGCCGGGGTAACTTAGTATTTGACTCTGGACCCTGGCTGCAAGTTGCGGAGGGCGACTACTCGGATGGTCCAGTTGGCCTTTCACGTTCGACCAGCTCAAATGGTAGCTTGGCCTCCCACAATTCGTGGTTTCGTAGTTCACCCAACCCTACGATTGACCGTTTGACCTTGACCTCCACATCAGCTAGCCTTCACTGTTTGACCCACTTCTAGAGGGGCCCATCTCTATCACCGTATCAATATAAATATGCATCTTTTTTTGAGATGTGCACATTCGTTTATCACGTGTTTTGATATATGCATTTCTATTATCCATGTATTTTGTGATGCGCGCTATCATTCTCCACACCTTCTGGGAGAAATGGTTCCATGAATGAAGTAACTACGTCACCTCCTTATCCACATGCCTCTTGCATTTTCAACGAGCCATGTAGAGTGTGACCCCGAGCTGAGGACGAATGAGGAGATGAGGTTAATGCTGAGTTGCCCTGAGATAGACGAAGTTGGTGACTGAGACTGAGTCAGAGACAATGTCTCAAGTCGAGGAAGAGGTCGACGACTGAGACCGAGTCAAAGACAAGTTCATCAACTGTGGTCAAGTCGGAGAAAAATGGCGTGCAATTAGCAACCCAACATCTCAAATTTTTCATCTCACAAGAGAAAAATATTTACGTTGCGCCATAGGTAAGAATCAAACTGTGAATACTTAGAAGATTGCATAGACGCCCAGCCACTGCACCATAACCTAGGGCAGCTGGCTCCTATTTGAGAACCTGGCCCCGATTACCACCACAGTGGAAATTTCAGAAACACCCCTACTTATAACTGAACTTCTGAAACTTCACCTGAAACTCTGATAACACCTGCAGGATGCACATGTGATATTGGATTTTACAAGGGTTTATTAGTTCAAGTCGGAGGAGGTCAAGCCATTGCCTGCTCTTTTAGTGCATATGACAGCTTTGAAGGTCTGTTTACCCGATTGAATTGTTAGAGAAGGATATGAGAGTCTTGATTTGGTACCCTTTGTGACCCATGGGTGTCTTCGTCACACTTACATGCAGTGGAATGTCAGTGAGAGTTAGAGAACACTGACAGGGCAATGAAGTGGCAAGACTATGTTCGGCGAGCTCAAGTGCCATGAGCATCAGCGTCGCAAAAGAGGTGCTGAAGCAACAGTGGTCGAGAAGCAACCAATGAGCTATGCCAATCAGCAAAGGTGAAGATACTTGCGCACACAGAGAAAGTATTCAGAATCCTTACTCTAGTTAATTCACTAGTTGGTAAAAACATTTATACATTTTCTAAGTTAATAAACTGCAAGAATCAAAGGAGAGAATTTGAAGTTTGAAAATTGCTGGATAAATCGACGCATATAAGCCGGAGGAAGAAAATAATACACATGGATATAACAGTACAGCACAGACATCATCTAACACAGCAATTGGAATGCTAGCTCGCAGgtaaaatttcaaataattggATACACCTACAATATcgacaaaacaaaaccaaaaaaaaaaaaaaaatcaaagtttaaaatgaTCTCTCAGAAAGTTTAGTATTTGATTACACACGAGGGATTTAGGTGAAAACAGCCAACAAAACTAAAACCCTGGGAAAAAAGAAACTATCCTAGTTTTTTGAAGATGAAAATATATTAAGAAATAGCTAGAAATTATAGTAGGAACAAGCAAGCATGCATATAACCTACAAAGTGGAGGCAGAAAGCCGAAGCTGTGACTCTTATAGATTCCAAGCCGAACATGGCAGGTATCAGATGCAACTAGGACATTGAACCATCTGGAAAAGGGTCTAATGCATCTTGCTTCCCATTCACATAAAATTCGATGACAGCTTTCATTCTAGCAAACTTTTCTGGATGGTAATTGACATGAACAATCACAGGCTTCAAGCGACGCAAGTGAGCATCTTTTCTAACAGTCTTGAAGAGCACTTTGCTGTTCATGAAGAGATACATATCCATGGTCCTCTTGGATGCATGAAGCCCATCATATCCTGGGTATGAGGGGTAAAATAGTTCTTCGTTAAACACTCTTTGATCCCATGCCTGTTCATGTGCCAACCGATCTGCAACACGATCCAAGAGCTCTATAGATGGGACTGTCGGTCGTATGTAAAAAAACCCAGAGTTATATACCCAAATCCTCATCGTATGAGCATATCTAGCCCATCCCATTGTAATCTCATCAAAGACATCATCATAACCATAAGCCGTCATATTACTGTGACCATCACTCATGGACTCAACGTCGCAATCCCTGTAGAGATGATCAAATGGATTCTGCAAGTAGATTATATCAACATCTGAAAGAAGAATGCTGTATCCAAGCTGCAAAAATTCCCTCAAAATACGAAATTTTAATCCAGAGACAACATGATTTCCACCAGTCCTTCCAATGCTATCAATACTTTCATCAGGATTCCTTCGGTAAACAGGAACTTCATTAGAGTTACAAAATCGTTCTGTCTCATCATCCAATGCTACAACTAGATAGttgggtatacctattcttttaATATTCTGAAACCATAGCTCAAGCATATCCTTCACATTGGAATTTGCTAGTGCAACTATAAGTTCCTTCCTCACGGCTACTTTTGTAAGTATGTTTGCCAATCTGGTGTTCACAGATTCATCAGGAACAACAGTAGGATTTGTTCTCAATGACTTCACAGTGCCAAAGGGACCAGCTTTAGGTTGCTCTCCTAAAGTTAGGGTTTGCTTTTGAGCCTGATTTACACTCTGTTCAGTCAGTTTAAGTTTTGCAATCAACTCTGACACCTGCTTCTTCAACTCTTCATTCTCGGATTTCAACATACTAGTCCTCTCACTTGTCTCACATTTTACCAAGGTATCCTAcacaaaagaacaaatagaatcaATTGAGTAATACTTGGTTGTTATATAACATCTAAGCCACACAAcgaaaaaacaataaaataaattagaGTTCTACGTGTAGCTTTTTGATTGGGATGAAGAAGGTGGTGATACATGGTGAAAAGTAATTTTTTGAAGGGTAGCAAGTCAATGACCTTAGTCAACATATCAAGACAGAACTTAGAACAAGAGAGTAGAGGGTTACCGCTAATTCAGGAGCTCGACTAATAAACATAATCGTTCaagtaaattttcattttcaagaACAAAAAGTGTTAGAGATTTTGCTACTCATCTAACGCTCTATTTCCTTGAATTTACTACATTCGTTTAATGATCATTTGAGCATGACTTAATAGTTTCTTCTGAATTGTTCAAATTTCATACAGTTTAATTCAATTAGTATTCAAACCTGAAGTTACACTATAATTTATTTCGTTCTCATCATCTCATGACTATCAGCTCACTACCAACATATCTGTATTGTACAAAGAGAAGAGATTTCGAAAAACAAAAGTCAATAGCAAGCAGATATATATTTGTTCATCTAAATGACTATtaatagaaaaaatctaaacaactaTTATTAAGTCAAACATCCCAACTCGATTGTTGAAATGCTAAAACAGTATGGAGTCACCTAACATATATCACTCATGATTAGCCAGGGAAAAATTGGGACAAATATGGCTTGCTCTTGTTTAGGGTAGTGGCGAGTAACAAAAACTCAGTTGTTTTGTGCTTATGTTCACTAAGCTTTAGATTATGTAGAAAGGGGTagcccggtgcatgaagctcccgccatgcggggtcccggggaaggatccattgtatgcaatCTTACCTTGCTTTTTTGCAAAAAGCTGTTTCCAAGAtccgaacccgtgaccttttggtcacaaagcaacaactttaccgtggCGAGTAACAACAACTTTAGATTATgtagaaagaaagaacaaaattttAGATTATGTAGAGTTAAAATATCTTCATATGTTTGACTATAGGAAGGAAACACGCATACAGTATCATGCCATAATTGAGTACAAAGAAAAGTCTAACAGAATAACATGACATAATTGGTCACAAAAATCTACAAAGAAAACAATAATATTACTTTATTGATCACAAACGAACACAGTACCACCACATGCCTAAGTATAAAAATCAGCAAATACTGATAACTCATATGCGTGTATCTAAAGAAACGCGAGAAActacaaagaagaaaaagagcTCCATTGCCCACAGAGAGATAGACTTTGTTAGAAGGCTATTAACTTCACTATGCACATAAAGACAACATCAATGACATTAGCTTTCAGATCCATACCAAGTGAAACCATAGTTAAAACCCTAGCTGCATCTCAACATTAGGAATCTAATCAGAGATACAGAGATACAGAAACAGAGAAGAATGAATGAAAATAGGAAACAAAATATCGAGATAAAAAAGATGAAGACCATTTCAGATCCATCAGCGATACAACCATTTTTTAAGTAAATATTGCCAAGAAATCATCTTTCTTGCTTAGGTTACCAGGATCAGATCTGCGACTCGATTTCAAAGGGAAGATCCCATCTTTGCATTAGCAAGACAAcgagcaaggagaagaagaaccAACACTTGCCTGAAACGATCCATCGGCAGAATACTGGACGCGGGAGAAAGAACGGAAGAGGCCGTCCGGGTAGAGAAAAGCACAGACACAGCCGAGGAGGATGCCGACGGCGACGGCCGCGGCGATTCGAGATCCGCGCGACGGCGATCCGTGAGGCCGTGTCAGGAGCCCATCCCGCCTGCCGGCCATCAGTCGATCAAGCGCCCGATCTCGAAACAACGGTACGGGATCGGAATTGGGGCGACGGATTGTTTTTATATCGCCATCGAACAGAGTCGTTCCATTTATCGACTATATCTATTGGATacgttttcatttattttttgccCTTGGTTTTTTTTTCTTGGTGAGGATGCATTTAAGAAAtacttttttattaaattaattacacACATTGTGAATAAATTACAAGTAACAGATAAATATTTAAGGCTTATCGGTTGAAACACTTCCTCCTCACTCAGtataaag contains:
- the LOC122011909 gene encoding arabinosyltransferase RRA2-like gives rise to the protein MAGRRDGLLTRPHGSPSRGSRIAAAVAVGILLGCVCAFLYPDGLFRSFSRVQYSADGSFQDTLVKCETSERTSMLKSENEELKKQVSELIAKLKLTEQSVNQAQKQTLTLGEQPKAGPFGTVKSLRTNPTVVPDESVNTRLANILTKVAVRKELIVALANSNVKDMLELWFQNIKRIGIPNYLVVALDDETERFCNSNEVPVYRRNPDESIDSIGRTGGNHVVSGLKFRILREFLQLGYSILLSDVDIIYLQNPFDHLYRDCDVESMSDGHSNMTAYGYDDVFDEITMGWARYAHTMRIWVYNSGFFYIRPTVPSIELLDRVADRLAHEQAWDQRVFNEELFYPSYPGYDGLHASKRTMDMYLFMNSKVLFKTVRKDAHLRRLKPVIVHVNYHPEKFARMKAVIEFYVNGKQDALDPFPDGSMS